Proteins encoded together in one Astatotilapia calliptera chromosome 7, fAstCal1.2, whole genome shotgun sequence window:
- the LOC113025016 gene encoding uncharacterized protein LOC113025016 isoform X1 — protein MITMEPAPHPLPHFPENSYKMTEEDVKRLIEFRASNEALFTGKRNSAKIAWSTILKGLGLEGKLTADQIAKKWDNLRTKYKDLKQPYQGQDHMGGVVESWPWFHIMDEAMQGRLYNSNLVLSPETAGNAGHRGNCQPNQNQENTDILEFLIKTEMEDTVAAETAADDGGVHTEAPPPEGIPMGWRRMTECSYKMSEQETERMIKLRAANEALFTGRKHSAKPAWRAILYELGLQGKLTTDQLAKKWDNLKRRYKELKFPARGVETNPSSWPWFYRMNDAMEGRFAGAAPILTPIVEDEDEDCESLSPTPKKRARRSRGGMAEFLTESEMDLLVDNEDKNGSAALGELHRMGEFTYKLSEDDTRRLIELRAANESLFTGRRNTAKPAWRGIVKEMGLTGKITPDQVAKKWDNLKTKFKDLKFPPRGMEGQTNPASWPWFQLMSDALEGRLTGKAPRVTPVWTNEEDGVFGSSPPPDRDCLMAERSSVSELESMVGGDNAESDGNVTYIDASGEECSTPSDPTYKMTDQDTRKMIKLRAANEALFTGRRNAAKAAWKAILKELGLQGKVSTYQMAKKWDNLKRRYKDLKYPPVGMETVADGASSWPWFHLMNEAMEGRLASSAPLLAPVTQDDDQHPDPAPRLRPRATPAPPPAPPPSRPSSSDYAPDAFGDGAEQNQRSSETCDGPLGGLESEWEMVERERAALEREREMVERDRAALERERAAVQAERLWLDRERAAVERDRAMVEQERAALGRDREVLDQRALMLNSVGHSGHLNALM, from the exons CACCATCCTGAAAGGCCTCGGTCTGGAAGGGAAGCTGACGGCAGACCAGATCGCCAAGAAATGGGACAACCTGCGGACAAAATATAAG GACCTGAAGCAGCCATACCAGGGCCAGGACCACATGGGGGGCGTTGTGGAGTCGTGGCCGTGGTTCCACATCATGGATGAAGCCATGCAGGGTCGCCTCTACAACAGCAACCTGGTGCTGAGCCCAGAGACCGCTGGCAACGCCGGTCACCGTGGCAACTGCCAGCCCAATCAGAACCAGGAGAACACCGACATTCTGGAGTTCCTCATCAAGACGGAGATGGAGGACACGGTGGCAGCCGAAACAGCAGCGGATGATGGGGGGGTTCATACGGAGGCTCCGCCCCCTGAGGGCATCCCGATGGGCTGGAGGAGGATGACCGAGTGCTCGTATAAAA TGAGCGAACAAGAAACCGAGAGGATGATCAAACTTCGAGCAGCCAACGAGGCGCTCTTCACTGGCAGGAAACATTCAGCCAAGCCGGCCTGGAG AGCGATTCTCTATGAGCTCGGCCTTCAGGGCAAACTGACCACAGACCAGCTGGCCAAGAAGTGGGACAACCTGAAGAGGAGATACAAG GAGCTGAAGTTTCCCGCTCGAGGCGTGGAGACCAACCCCAGCTCCTGGCCCTGGTTCTACAGAATGAACGACGCCATGGAGGGACGGTTCGCTGGCGCCGCGCCCATCCTCACTCCCATCGTGGAGGATGAAGACGAGGACTGCGAGTCGCTGTCCCCGACACCCAAGAAGCGAGCCCGCCGGAGCCGAGGCGGGATGGCCGAGTTTCTGACGGAGTCTGAGATGGACCTGCTGGTTGATAACGAGGACAAGAACGGATCGGCGGCTCTGGGCGAGCTGCACCGGATGGGCGAGTTCACCTACAAAC TGAGCGAAGACGACACGAGGCGACTGATCGAGCTGCGAGCTGCTAACGAGTCTCTGTTCACCGGCAGGAGGAACACCGCCAAACCGGCGTGGAG GGGAATAGTGAAGGAGATGGGTCTGACAGGGAAGATAACACCTGACCAGGTTGCCAAGAAGTGGGACAACCTGAAGACCAAATTCAAG GACCTGAAGTTTCCTCCTCGGGGGATGGAGGGTCAGACCAACCCGGCCTCGTGGCCCTGGTTCCAGCTGATGAGCGACGCTCTGGAAGGCCGTCTGACGGGCAAAGCTCCCCGAGTGACGCCCGTCTGGACCAACGAGGAGGACGGCGTGTTCGGCTCGTCCCCGCCTCCCGACAGAGACTGTTTGATGGCGGAGAGGAGCAGCGTGTCGGAGCTGGAGAGCATGGTGGGCGGAGACAACGCGGAGTCCGACGGGAACGTCACCTACATCGACGCCAGCGGAGAGGAGTGTTCGACACCCTCCGACCCGACGTATAAAA TGACCGACCAGGACACGAGGAAGATGATTAAACTTCGAGCCGCTAACGAGGCGTTGTTCACCGGGAGGAGGAACGCCGCCAAAGCCGCCTGGAA AGCCATCCTGAAGGAGCTCGGTCTGCAGGGGAAGGTCTCCACCTACCAGATGGCGAAGAAGTGGGACAATCTGAAGAGGCGGTACAAG GACCTGAAGTACCCTCCTGTCGGGATGGAGACCGTGGCAGACGGCGCCTCCTCCTGGCCGTGGTTTCACCTTATGAACGAAGCCATGGAGGGCCGGCTGGCGAGCAGCGCCCCCCTCCTGGCCCCCGTCACTCAGGACGACGATCAGCACCCAGACCCCGCCCCCAGACTCAGGCCCCGCGCCACCCCCGCACCTCCCCCTGCCCCACCGCCCTCCCGCCCATCTTCCTCAGACTACGCGCCGGATGCATTCGGAGACGGCGCGGAGCAGAACCAGCGGAGCTCAGAGACATGCGACGGGCCGCTGGGGGGGCTGGAGAGTGAGTGGGAGATGGTGGAGAGGGAGAGGGCGGCGctggagcgagagagagagatggtggAGCGAGACAGAGCAGcgctggagagagagagggcggcGGTGCAGGCGGAGAGGCTGTGGCTGGACCGGGAGCGGGCGGCAGTGGAGCGGGACAGAGCCATGGTGGAGCAGGAGAGGGCGGCGCTGGGCCGGGACAGGGAGGTGCTGGACCAGAGGGCGCTGATGCTGAACTCTGTGGGACACTCGGGGCACCTCAACGCCCTCATGTAG
- the LOC113025016 gene encoding uncharacterized protein LOC113025016 isoform X2 — protein sequence MGGVVESWPWFHIMDEAMQGRLYNSNLVLSPETAGNAGHRGNCQPNQNQENTDILEFLIKTEMEDTVAAETAADDGGVHTEAPPPEGIPMGWRRMTECSYKMSEQETERMIKLRAANEALFTGRKHSAKPAWRAILYELGLQGKLTTDQLAKKWDNLKRRYKELKFPARGVETNPSSWPWFYRMNDAMEGRFAGAAPILTPIVEDEDEDCESLSPTPKKRARRSRGGMAEFLTESEMDLLVDNEDKNGSAALGELHRMGEFTYKLSEDDTRRLIELRAANESLFTGRRNTAKPAWRGIVKEMGLTGKITPDQVAKKWDNLKTKFKDLKFPPRGMEGQTNPASWPWFQLMSDALEGRLTGKAPRVTPVWTNEEDGVFGSSPPPDRDCLMAERSSVSELESMVGGDNAESDGNVTYIDASGEECSTPSDPTYKMTDQDTRKMIKLRAANEALFTGRRNAAKAAWKAILKELGLQGKVSTYQMAKKWDNLKRRYKDLKYPPVGMETVADGASSWPWFHLMNEAMEGRLASSAPLLAPVTQDDDQHPDPAPRLRPRATPAPPPAPPPSRPSSSDYAPDAFGDGAEQNQRSSETCDGPLGGLESEWEMVERERAALEREREMVERDRAALERERAAVQAERLWLDRERAAVERDRAMVEQERAALGRDREVLDQRALMLNSVGHSGHLNALM from the exons ATGGGGGGCGTTGTGGAGTCGTGGCCGTGGTTCCACATCATGGATGAAGCCATGCAGGGTCGCCTCTACAACAGCAACCTGGTGCTGAGCCCAGAGACCGCTGGCAACGCCGGTCACCGTGGCAACTGCCAGCCCAATCAGAACCAGGAGAACACCGACATTCTGGAGTTCCTCATCAAGACGGAGATGGAGGACACGGTGGCAGCCGAAACAGCAGCGGATGATGGGGGGGTTCATACGGAGGCTCCGCCCCCTGAGGGCATCCCGATGGGCTGGAGGAGGATGACCGAGTGCTCGTATAAAA TGAGCGAACAAGAAACCGAGAGGATGATCAAACTTCGAGCAGCCAACGAGGCGCTCTTCACTGGCAGGAAACATTCAGCCAAGCCGGCCTGGAG AGCGATTCTCTATGAGCTCGGCCTTCAGGGCAAACTGACCACAGACCAGCTGGCCAAGAAGTGGGACAACCTGAAGAGGAGATACAAG GAGCTGAAGTTTCCCGCTCGAGGCGTGGAGACCAACCCCAGCTCCTGGCCCTGGTTCTACAGAATGAACGACGCCATGGAGGGACGGTTCGCTGGCGCCGCGCCCATCCTCACTCCCATCGTGGAGGATGAAGACGAGGACTGCGAGTCGCTGTCCCCGACACCCAAGAAGCGAGCCCGCCGGAGCCGAGGCGGGATGGCCGAGTTTCTGACGGAGTCTGAGATGGACCTGCTGGTTGATAACGAGGACAAGAACGGATCGGCGGCTCTGGGCGAGCTGCACCGGATGGGCGAGTTCACCTACAAAC TGAGCGAAGACGACACGAGGCGACTGATCGAGCTGCGAGCTGCTAACGAGTCTCTGTTCACCGGCAGGAGGAACACCGCCAAACCGGCGTGGAG GGGAATAGTGAAGGAGATGGGTCTGACAGGGAAGATAACACCTGACCAGGTTGCCAAGAAGTGGGACAACCTGAAGACCAAATTCAAG GACCTGAAGTTTCCTCCTCGGGGGATGGAGGGTCAGACCAACCCGGCCTCGTGGCCCTGGTTCCAGCTGATGAGCGACGCTCTGGAAGGCCGTCTGACGGGCAAAGCTCCCCGAGTGACGCCCGTCTGGACCAACGAGGAGGACGGCGTGTTCGGCTCGTCCCCGCCTCCCGACAGAGACTGTTTGATGGCGGAGAGGAGCAGCGTGTCGGAGCTGGAGAGCATGGTGGGCGGAGACAACGCGGAGTCCGACGGGAACGTCACCTACATCGACGCCAGCGGAGAGGAGTGTTCGACACCCTCCGACCCGACGTATAAAA TGACCGACCAGGACACGAGGAAGATGATTAAACTTCGAGCCGCTAACGAGGCGTTGTTCACCGGGAGGAGGAACGCCGCCAAAGCCGCCTGGAA AGCCATCCTGAAGGAGCTCGGTCTGCAGGGGAAGGTCTCCACCTACCAGATGGCGAAGAAGTGGGACAATCTGAAGAGGCGGTACAAG GACCTGAAGTACCCTCCTGTCGGGATGGAGACCGTGGCAGACGGCGCCTCCTCCTGGCCGTGGTTTCACCTTATGAACGAAGCCATGGAGGGCCGGCTGGCGAGCAGCGCCCCCCTCCTGGCCCCCGTCACTCAGGACGACGATCAGCACCCAGACCCCGCCCCCAGACTCAGGCCCCGCGCCACCCCCGCACCTCCCCCTGCCCCACCGCCCTCCCGCCCATCTTCCTCAGACTACGCGCCGGATGCATTCGGAGACGGCGCGGAGCAGAACCAGCGGAGCTCAGAGACATGCGACGGGCCGCTGGGGGGGCTGGAGAGTGAGTGGGAGATGGTGGAGAGGGAGAGGGCGGCGctggagcgagagagagagatggtggAGCGAGACAGAGCAGcgctggagagagagagggcggcGGTGCAGGCGGAGAGGCTGTGGCTGGACCGGGAGCGGGCGGCAGTGGAGCGGGACAGAGCCATGGTGGAGCAGGAGAGGGCGGCGCTGGGCCGGGACAGGGAGGTGCTGGACCAGAGGGCGCTGATGCTGAACTCTGTGGGACACTCGGGGCACCTCAACGCCCTCATGTAG